CAACACCGTCTACACGGAACTGGCGCTCGGGGTCTCGGACGCGCCGCGCCCGGTGGCCAGCGCGGGCTACAACTTCGTCCGGTGGTTCGCGGCCGCCGCCGCGCCCTACCTGGCCCCGAAGATCGAGGAGTGGAGCAACATCCACATCCCGTTCGTGGTGGCCGCCGCCGCCGCGGTCGTCGGTGCGCTCGTCATCTGGGTCCGGCGCTCGGCCCTGTCGCACGAGGCGGCGGAGCTGGAGCCGAAGCACGCCACCGAGGACGGCGTCACGGTCTTCGCCAACTGACGCCTGCCGCCCCCGCCCCGCCCACGGCTCCCGGCCGCGCGGCGGGGCTTCCGCATGACCGCAAGCCGGCCCCCATCAGTCCAGCGCCACCGAAGCCCGCAGCGGATCACGCAGGTCCGTCCCCTGCGAAAGCCACCGCTCCTGCAGCTCCTGCGCGCCCCGGACCCGCTTCCAGGCCGCCTCGTTGTGTGTCATCGGCAGCAACGGCAGGAACCGCACGGGCTCCATCGGCTCCTCCAGCTCCAGATCCTCCACAAGCCCCCCGGACTCGGCGACCAGCACCGAGCTGAACGGCGCCCCGGGCCACAGCGGTTCACCCACGTCCAGGGAGGCGCCGGGGGCCACGATCACCCCCTCCACCTGGGGCGAGGCCGCCAGCACCGCGAGCTTGCGCAGCACCTGGTCGGTGTCGGCCAGGCCGACCCGTACCGAGAGGACCAGTTCGGCGCGCGGACCCTTGACCGGGTCGGCGAGCGTGGCGGTCGGATCGGCCATCGGCTGGGCGGACATGCCGAGGGTGGCGTACCTCACCACGTCGCCGTCGATGAATCGGAGTACCTCGATCCGGTCCGTCCCGAGAAACGTCACTGCTGCGCGTGCGTCCGGTTCGCCCAGGGCCGTCCGCAGACGTGCCTCGACCGGAGCAAGAATTTCTGCCATGTCGCGAGCATAGGACGCGTATGGAACGGGCAAAGTAAGGGATTGGCCCTGTACCGGCTGCTAGCCTGGGGTGCCGGTCGGGACAGCACGCAGAAGCGTCGCTCTCAAGTCCCGACGAAACGTCATCCCCTACGGGGGACCGACCGGAGGAGGTGGGGCTGCGGTGGATCCAAGTCGACCGTGCAGTACCAACCGCTCTTCCGCTCGACACCTTTCTTCTGTGATCTGACGCCTTCTCGGTCAAGGCCCCTGGCATTTCGCACGACGGAAGAGCACTCCCTTTTTGCCTGTCTGTAGCGAACGCCGTCGTCGTGCCTCCGCGGTGCCGCCCGCTTTGCGGACG
This genomic interval from Streptomyces sp. NBC_00464 contains the following:
- a CDS encoding suppressor of fused domain protein → MAEILAPVEARLRTALGEPDARAAVTFLGTDRIEVLRFIDGDVVRYATLGMSAQPMADPTATLADPVKGPRAELVLSVRVGLADTDQVLRKLAVLAASPQVEGVIVAPGASLDVGEPLWPGAPFSSVLVAESGGLVEDLELEEPMEPVRFLPLLPMTHNEAAWKRVRGAQELQERWLSQGTDLRDPLRASVALD